One window of the Solanum stenotomum isolate F172 chromosome 11, ASM1918654v1, whole genome shotgun sequence genome contains the following:
- the LOC125845693 gene encoding leucine-rich repeat receptor-like tyrosine-protein kinase PXC3: protein MFVYLPSILYLSFFLHLVLSQLPPNQISAMTKVYDLLQNDTGSSFAWNGIDRNSTPCSWKGISCNSNNSSLTKVTFSLFTISSSEFLPFICQIDTLESLDVSQNFLSSIPNEFITFCGGISGLKLLNFSGNKLEGFLPTFTGFGKLESLDFSFNDLKGKVDLQLDGLNSLKSLNLSSNMFSGSVPTSLGKFNLLEELHLSANSFEGEFPTQIVNFGNLTLIDLSQNNLFGVIPNILGELSKLQVLILSANKLSGTIPQSLVNIKTLTHFSANQNGFVGNIPFGITTYLRNLDLSFNRLNGTIPQDLLSPLNLQFIYLTCNKLEGPVPSNMSINLIRLRLGQNALNGSFPSASFESLQSLTYLELDNNQLTGPIPSELGKCQKLALLNLAQNKLSGVIPVELGDISNLQVLSLQSNNLVGEIPSNISQLNRLQRLNFSWNLLTGSIPSSLSSLRNLTNLNLQANNLSGRIPVDISNLNVLLELQLGGNQLGGPIPDMPLSLQIALNLSHNLFQGPIPSSFSRLTSLEVLDLSYNRFSGQIPDYLTGMRGLTRLVLSNNQLSGVVPKFENFVSVETGGNGDLIYPSAVAPPQAAAKKRTSIVVAVVVPIACVATIAVFVVIAISTNLHQTEVCWITGDSLHQFQIKLSKAMTAICRPINVMQSNQFYTYYKVMMPCGVYYCIKRIKKKNRSVSLHSLERFKQGLVNIGHLSNYTMAPLACVVESDTTYIVYEYPQHGTLFDLLHGRCDDSTLDWKSRFDIVVGICRGLALLHGGSLFSDQIILFHISSSSIFMKHLNQPLIGDIELGSTFNSSQFSVAVGYVPPEYAYVMKVTEAGNMYSFGVIMLELLTGKPAISEGTELAKWIIQHEDLGEVVDSRVSGNSVQVHQQMLLVLEIALQCLSVSPNERPDAKELLETLLTLGQQFGI, encoded by the exons ATGTTTGTCTATCTTCCTTCTATTCTGTACTTgtctttctttttacatttggTCCTTTCCCAATTGCCCCCAAATCAAATTAGTGCCATGACAAAGGTCTATGATCTGCTTCAGAATGATACTGGTTCTTCTTTTGCATGGAATGGGATTGATAgaaactcaaccccatgttcTTGGAAAGGGATTTCTTGCAATTCTAACAATTCTTCCCTTACCAAAGTTACCTTTTCATTGTTCACTATTTCTAGCTCTGAATTCTTGccttttatttgtcaaattgaTACTTTGGAGTCTCTTGATGTTTCCCAAAATTTTTTGAGCTCTATCCCAAATGAGTTCATCACTTTTTGTGGGGGGATTAGTGGGTTGAAATTGTTGAACTTTAGTGGGAATAAATTGGAGGGTTTTTTGCCTACTTTCACTGGTTTTGGAAAGTTGGAGTCTTTAGACTTTTCTTTTAATGACTTGAAGGGGAAAGTTGACTTGCAGTTGGATGGATTGAATTCACTCAAGAGTTTGAACCTTAGCTCTAACATGTTTAGTGGTTCAGTTCCTACCAGTCTTGGAAAATTTAATCTTCTGGAGGAGCTTCATCTCTCTGCAAATTCTTTTGAAGGTGAATTCCCCACTCAAATTGTGAACTTTGGCAACTTAACTTTGATTGACCTTTCTCAAAATAATCTATTTGGTGTAATCCCTAATATATTGGGCGAACTTTCCAAATTGCAAGTCTTGATCTTGTCAGCCAATAAATTGAGTGGCACAATCCCACAATCCCTTGTGAATATCAAAACGCTGACACATTTTTCTGCGAATCAGAATGGTTTTGTTGGAAATATACCCTTTGGTATAACCACATACCTGAGGAATTTGGACCTCAGTTTTAACAGATTGAATGGTACAATTCCTCAGGACCTCTTATCTCCACTGAACTTGCAGTTTATTTATCTCACTTGCAATAAGTTAGAGGGACCTGTTCCTTCAAACATGTCGATAAATTTGATCAGGTTGAGATTGGGGCAAAATGCTTTGAATGGATCATTTCCATCTGCTTCCTTTGAAAGCCTTCAAAGTTTGACCTACTTGGAACTGGACAACAACCAGTTAACTGGACCAATTCCTTCTGAATTGGGGAAGTGCCAAAAGCTGGCCCTTTTGAACTTAGCCCAGAATAAGCTGAGTGGTGTTATTCCTGTTGAGTTGGGTGATATTTCTAATCTTCAGGTACTGAGTCTTCAGTCCAATAACCTAGTTGGAGAAATTCCAAGTAACATTTCACAGTTGAACAGATTGCAGAGGCTCAATTTCAGCTGGAATTTGTTGACTGGTTCCATTCCAAGTTCGTTATCAAGTTTGAGAAATCTCACAAACTTGAATTTGCAGGCGAATAATCTAAGTGGTCGAATTCCGGTTGACATTAGTAACTTAAATGTGCTGTTAGAACTCCAACTTGGAGGGAACCAACTCGGTGGGCCTATTCCTGATATGCCTTTGAGTTTACAGATTGCTTTGAATCTGAGTCACAATCTTTTTCAAGGACCTATACCAAGTAGTTTTTCGAGATTGACTTCATTGGAAGTTTTGGATCTCTCTTACAACAGGTTCTCGGGTCAGATTCCAGACTACCTGACGGGAATGAGAGGCTTGACTAGGTTGGTGCTTTCAAACAATCAACTGTCTGGAGTTGTTCCAAAGTTTGAAAACTTTGTCAGTGTTGAGACAGGTGGAAATGGGGATCTGATCTATCCTTCCGCAGTTGCTCCACCACAAGCGGCTGCAAAAAAGAGAACATCAATAGTTGTTGCAGTTGTTGTCCCAATTGCATGTGTAGCAACAATTGCTGTTTTTGTGGTGATTGCTATTTCAACTAACCTGCACCAAACCGAGGTTTGTTGGATCACTGGTGATAGCCTCCACCAGTTTCAAATTAAACTGTCCAAGGCCATGACCGCAATTTGTAGGCCAATTAATGTTATGCAAAGCAACCAGTTCTACACTTACTACAAGGTTATGATGCCTTGTGGTGTGTACTATTGCATCAAGAGAATTAAGAAGAAGAACAGGTCAGTCAGCCTGCATAGCTTGGAAAGGTTCAAACAAGGGCTTGTTAATATTGGCCACCTGAGCAACTACACCATGGCTCCCCTTGCTTGTGTTGTGGAATCTGATACTACATATATAGTTTATGAATACCCTCAACATGGAACACTCTTTGACCTCCTTCACGGAAGATGTGATGACAGTACTTTAGACTGGAAAAGTCGCTTTGACATAGTAGTTGGCATTTGTAGAGGTTTGGCTCTCTTACATGGAGGTTCTCTCTTCAGCGATCAGATCATTCTCTTCCATATTTCATCAAGCAGCATCTTTATGAAACATTTGAACCAACCCTTAATTGGAGATATTGAGCTAGGGAGCACATTTAATTCTTCACAATTTTCTGTAGCAGTGGGATATGTTCCTCCAG AATATGCGTATGTGATGAAAGTGACTGAGGCCGGTAATATGTACAGCTTTGGCGTAATAATGCTTGAGCTTCTAACAGGGAAACCAGCAATTAGTGAAGGAACAGAGTTGGCTAAGTGGATAATTCAGCATGAAGATTTGGGTGAAGTTGTTGACAGCAGAGTGAGTGGAAATTCAGTTCAAGTTCATCAACAAATGCTTCTAGTGCTTGAAATTGCTCTGCAATGCTTAAGTGTCTCTCCAAATGAAAGGCCTGATGCCAAAGAACTACTAGAGACTTTGCTAACTTTGGGCCAACAGTTTGGTATTTAA